A stretch of Rhodobacter sp. 24-YEA-8 DNA encodes these proteins:
- a CDS encoding NAD-dependent succinate-semialdehyde dehydrogenase — translation MKLNDPSLLKCRNLIAGAWATAESGKTIAVTDPATGAVIGTVPSVSRAEVAKAIEAARIAQEPWAARPAKDRTAILRRWFDLVTAATDDLALILTSEQGKPLAEAKGEIAYGAAYIEWFAEEAKRLYGDTIPGPAPDRRIIVLKQPVGVTAAITPWNFPAAMITRKIAPALAAGCAMVLKPASQTPLTALALAVLAERAGVPSGVLSVVTGSAREIGAELTSNPTIRKLSFTGSTEVGKELMRQCADTVKRTSMELGGNAPFIVFDDADLGAAVEGAMISKYRNAGQTCVCANRLFVQAGVHDAFVEKLAARVSALKVGKGTEPGIEIGPLIDVAAVRKVQELLADAREKGATIATGGQPHALGGTFFQPTVVTGTRRDMAFFDEEIFGPVAPVFRFETEAEVVALANDTPFGLASYFYGRDIGRVFRVAEKLEYGMVGVNTGLISNEAAPFGGVKESGQGREGSKYGIEDYIEVKYLCLQL, via the coding sequence ATGAAGCTGAACGATCCTTCCCTGCTGAAATGCCGCAACCTGATCGCAGGCGCATGGGCGACGGCGGAAAGCGGCAAGACCATCGCAGTGACCGACCCGGCCACCGGCGCAGTGATCGGCACCGTGCCATCGGTCAGCCGGGCCGAAGTTGCTAAGGCCATCGAGGCCGCCCGGATCGCGCAGGAACCTTGGGCCGCCCGGCCCGCGAAGGACCGCACCGCTATCCTGCGCCGCTGGTTCGATCTGGTGACGGCGGCGACCGATGATCTTGCGCTGATCCTGACCAGCGAACAGGGCAAGCCGCTGGCCGAAGCGAAAGGCGAGATTGCCTATGGCGCCGCCTATATCGAATGGTTCGCCGAAGAGGCGAAGAGGCTTTACGGTGACACCATCCCCGGCCCGGCCCCCGACCGGCGCATCATCGTGCTGAAACAGCCCGTCGGGGTGACGGCGGCGATCACGCCCTGGAACTTCCCGGCCGCGATGATCACCCGCAAGATCGCTCCGGCTCTGGCTGCGGGCTGCGCCATGGTTCTGAAACCCGCCAGCCAGACCCCCCTCACAGCCCTTGCGCTGGCAGTTCTGGCTGAGCGTGCGGGGGTTCCGTCCGGGGTTCTTTCGGTCGTGACAGGATCCGCGCGCGAGATCGGTGCCGAACTCACCTCCAACCCCACGATCCGCAAGCTCTCGTTCACCGGATCCACAGAAGTTGGCAAGGAATTGATGCGGCAATGCGCCGATACGGTGAAGCGGACCTCGATGGAACTGGGCGGCAATGCCCCGTTCATCGTTTTTGACGATGCAGATCTGGGCGCGGCGGTCGAAGGGGCGATGATCTCGAAATATCGCAATGCCGGGCAGACCTGCGTCTGCGCCAACCGGCTGTTTGTGCAGGCAGGGGTGCATGATGCCTTTGTCGAAAAGCTGGCCGCGCGGGTTTCTGCGCTGAAGGTGGGGAAGGGGACAGAGCCGGGGATCGAGATCGGGCCGCTGATCGACGTGGCCGCCGTCAGGAAGGTGCAGGAGTTGCTGGCCGACGCCCGGGAAAAGGGTGCGACTATCGCCACCGGTGGCCAGCCCCATGCGCTTGGCGGTACGTTCTTTCAGCCCACGGTCGTCACCGGTACCCGACGCGACATGGCCTTTTTCGACGAAGAGATCTTTGGCCCCGTCGCGCCGGTCTTCCGCTTCGAAACCGAGGCCGAGGTCGTGGCACTGGCCAATGACACCCCCTTCGGACTGGCCTCCTATTTCTACGGGCGCGACATCGGCCGGGTGTTCCGCGTCGCCGAAAAGCTGGAATATGGAATGGTCGGGGTGAACACCGGCCTGATCTCGAACGAGGCGGCGCCGTTCGGCGGTGTCAAAGAAAGCGGGCAGGGCCGTGAAGGTTCGAAATACGGGATAGAGGACTATATCGAGGTGAAATACCTCTGCCTGCAACTCTGA
- a CDS encoding thioesterase family protein produces the protein MRTPPGTRADYAYFQSHTTRWSDNDVYGHLNNVVHYKLFDTTVNEWLIRAGLLDTRASPSIGLVAETGCRYHGEMSYPQRITAGMRVAKLGNSSVRYELALFADDSDTASAEGFFIHVYVDAATHRPCPIPADVRSALEGLVK, from the coding sequence ATGCGGACCCCCCCCGGAACACGCGCCGATTACGCCTATTTCCAAAGCCACACCACGCGGTGGAGCGACAATGACGTCTATGGCCACCTGAACAACGTGGTCCATTACAAGCTGTTCGATACCACCGTGAACGAATGGCTGATCCGTGCTGGGTTGCTGGACACCAGGGCCAGCCCTTCCATCGGCCTCGTTGCCGAAACCGGCTGCCGCTACCACGGCGAGATGTCCTATCCGCAGCGGATCACTGCGGGGATGCGGGTGGCGAAGCTGGGCAACTCCTCGGTGCGCTATGAGCTGGCGCTGTTTGCTGACGACAGCGACACGGCCTCGGCCGAGGGGTTCTTCATCCATGTGTATGTGGATGCCGCGACCCATCGGCCCTGTCCGATTCCTGCGGATGTGCGGTCCGCCCTTGAGGGACTTGTGAAATGA